The DNA sequence GTTGCCTTCCTTGTTGCCTTCGCCGATCATCTGGTCATAGGCCTCGACGGTCTGGGCGCGCTTTTCCATCGCGTGCATGGCGTCGAGCGTCTTGTTCAGCTTCGCCGTCATTTCATCGTTCAGCGCCTTGTCCTTGGCGCCGACCAGTTCGGCCAGCGAGGCGCCGGTCATCTTCGTGCCGTCCACCCGAGTATAGTCGCCGGTATAGGCCGAAGCGATGCCGACGGCGTCGTTCAGATGCGAATTATAGGTATTGTCGGAGAAGCAATCATGCTCCTCTTCCGGGTCGTGCAGCAGAAGGCCGAGCTTCATGCGCTCGCCGGCCAGCTCACCATAAGAAAGCGAACCCATGCCGGTGAGAATGGCGGTGAGGCCGGCTTTCGGATCGGCTTTCACCGTCTTCGTGGCTTCGCCTTCTGGCGCCCAGGCGTCCACCATCTCCTGGAGATCCTTTATCAGCAGGGTGGAGGCGGATTTCAGATAGTCGGCGCGACGGTCGCAATTGCCGTTTGTGCATTTTGCCTTGTCGTAGTCGGTATAGGGACGGTTGCCCGCGCCCGGTCCGGTGCCGTTCAGATCCTGGCCCCAGAGCAGGAATTCGATGGCGTGGTAACCGGTGGTCACATTGGCTTCGACATCACCCGCCTCGTGTAGGCTTTCGATCAGTTCAGGGGTGATCTTGGAGGCGTCGACCTCTTCACCACTGATCTTGATCTTCGGATTGGCGATGAGGTTGGCGACGTAAAGCTCGTTCTCGTCGCTTTCCGTGCCATAGGAACCGTCGACATAGTCGATCAGGCCTTCATCCAGCGGCCAGGCATTCACCTTGCCTTCCCAATCGTCAACGATCGGGTTGCCGAAACGGTAGACTTCCGACTGCTGGTAGGGAACACGCGCCTTGATCCAGGCTTCGCGGGCGGCCTTCAATGTCTCTTCGCTTGGCGTTGCGATCAGCGCATCGATCGCCTTGTCCAGCGCCTTCGCCGTGGTCAGCGAATCCTCGTATTTCGCATGCGCGACATCGGCGTAATGCTTGACGACGGCAGCCGCATCAGTGGCGGCCTGTGCGGGAAGCGCGGTGAAAGCCGCCGATGCGGCAAGAAGCGCGAAAGAGGCGCTGAGAATGGTTTTGCGGATCATGATCCCTCTCCTTGGGCAGGCATGAAAAGACTTCACGCTGCGGCCAGCGAGTTCTGACCCAATCACAAACTTGTGTCAAACATTCTAGTTTAGAATGCTTTGAAACAAGCTCGGTCGGTATTTCGCAAGTAAAATCGCTGCGTGCAAATCGGCTTTTATGCTTTGCGTTTCATCAAGCAGAAGAAGAAACCGTCCGTATCTGTGGTTGCAGGTGTCAGCGTCACTGTCTTTCCGTCGGAGGAATGCGGTTTGTTCGCATTTGCACCGAAAGTCGTCTGCCAGCGCTCCAGAGCCGAACCAATGACAAATTCAGGATTTTCCTCGCAGAAACGCCGGACCTGCTGTTCGTTCTCCTCAGGCAGAACGGAGCAGGTGACATAAAGCAACTCGCCGCCCGGGCGCACGAAACCCTTCGCCTGCGAAAGTGCCTCACTCTGCTGCTGCACGCGTTCTTCCAGATTGCGTGCTGTCAGCCGCCATTTGGTGTCGGGGCGGCGGCGCCATGTCCCGGTGCCGGTGCACGGCGCATCCACCAGAACGCGGTCGAATTTTCCCTGGAAGGGCACAAGCCCGGCGGTACGGTCATGAACCTGCACGTTGCGGGTGCCGGCTCGTTTCAGCCGCTCGATGATCGGCGCGAGTCGCTTGCGGTCGGCATCGAAGGCGTGAACCTGGCCTTTATTGTTCATGCTGGCAGCCATGGCCAGCGTCTTGCCGCCGCCTCCGGCGCAATAATCGAGGATTTGTTCGCCCTCATGCGCGCCGGCGAGATCGGCAACAATCTGCGAGCCTTCGTCCTGCACTTCGAACCAGCCCTTCTGGAAGGACAGTTCGGCGGTCACATTCGGCAGGCGGGAAGGACCTTCGCCGGCGGGGATGCGCACGCCCTGACGGGCGATACGGGTGCCTTCCGCGCCGCTTTCCTCGAGCGCCTTCAAAACTTTTTCGCGGGTTGCCTTCAGCGTGTTGGCGCGCAGGTCAAGGGTTGGCCGCTCATTCAGCGCCTGCGCTTCAGTGAGCCAGTTTTCGCCAAATGCCGTTTCGAAGGAAGATTGCACCCATTCGGGAATATCACCCTGAATATGGGCCGGTGCATCACCGAGAGAGCGGGAAAGAAAGGCCTGCTGCCTTTGTTCGTCTGGCGCGGCGGGGGCGAACTTGTCGCCATCGAATTCCGCCGCCAGTTCCGAAAAGCTTTTGCCCCATTGGCGCAGCAGCACGGCATAGCCCAGCGAGGCGGCGCTGTCGTCATCCATCAGCCAGGCGTGTGACAGCTTCATGCGCAAGGCGTCATAGACGATGTTGCCGATCGCAGCCCGGTCACCGGAGCCTGCGAAACGATGGGCAAGCCCCCAGTCCTTCAATGCATCGGCGACAGGACGTTTGCGCCCTTCAATATCCGCCAATACTTCGATTGCTCCGGCCAAACGCCCGCCCAAACGCATTGTCTACCTCATTTTGCTGATAAGCCCGGTTGGTAGACGCGAATGGCGGCGAGGGCAAGGCTCAATCGGCCTTGACGATCTCGTAGCAGACCTTGGCGGTGCCGGAACTGATCATGCCGATGTTTTTGGCGGCAGCCTTGGAAAGATCGAGAACGCGACCCTTGATGAACGGACCGCGGTCATTGATGCGCACCACCACGGCTTTGCCGTTGCGCGCGTTGGTTACCTTGACCTTGGTGCCGAACCGCAGCGAGCGGTGAGCGGCGGTCAGGTTGGCGGCGTTCATACGCTCGCCCGAAGCAGTCTTGGAGGTCAACGCATACCACGATGCGCCTCCACAACCATTTGCCGCATTCGCCTGAAGAGGCGCGATGATGGAACAGGCGGCTATAGTTGCAGCGGTGAAAGTTATACGACGGATATTCAACAAACTGTGCTTCCCTGAAAATCGGCCCCGCGCCGATTGATTGTGCCCTTGCTAAACGACCATAAACTGGCCTGAACGCCTTTTGATGCGAGATTGTAGGGCGAGGGAAAAATGGCGAAAAAAAGCTAAGCTCAAATCACGAAGTGTTACAGGCTGTAATATTCGTGATCATTAGCCGGAACGGTGTCCGAGTGACGGGTGGACACCAAAATGGAAAAAATAACGCAGAATCAATGCGCAATCGAAATGCTGTTGCAAGTCACGGCTTCGTGAATCCACTTCACGAAATGTGAGTGAAATATTTTTCTAATTGCTATGATTTTAGTGAATTTTGTTTGGTTAATAAAGTCCTAATTGACCAAAATACGACGAAAACCATCCGAAAAAGTGGGTTTGGAAGGATTTTTCATCGTTTTTAAAGGCCCGGTTTTCAGCCCCGCCAGAGGCCGGATTCCCACAACTGCGTCAGCGAGATTTTGTACTCCGGAAAGTCGAAATTGAAGCCGAGGCTGCGTATTTTAGCGTTGGAAACACGCTTGTTCTCGCCGTAGAAGGAGCGCGCCATAGGGGTCAGATCGGCGGTTTCGAATGCCTGTTCGGGCGGCGGCTCCACACCCATCAACGTGGCGGCGAAGCTCACCACATCCTGCGGCGGGCAGGGTTCGTTATCGGTGACGTTGAAGATGCCGCGTTCATTCTTGCTCGCCAGAAAGGCAAGTGCCGCACCAATATCCTCGACCCGGATGCGATTGAACACCTGATCTTTCTTTACCAGTCTGCGTGCCGTTCCCTTCTCGAAATTCATGAAGGTATTGCGTCCGGGGCCATAAATTCCGGACAGACGAAGGGTGACAAGCGGCACATTTGTTTTTTCGGCAGCTGCCGCCCAGGCGGTTTCAGCGGCCACCCGCTCCACGGAACGGGCGGAGACCGGGCGGCAGGGGCTCTCCTCATTCACCCATGCGCCGTCATGGTCGCCATAAACGCCGACGGTGGAGAGATAAGCCATCCATTGCAGCTTCGGCAGGAACCGTTTCAGATCGCTGCCCAACAGCGCCAGCAGCGGATCGCCTTGCCCGCCAGGCGCAATGGACTGGACGAGATGTGTGATATTGCCCATCGCGGCGATGAGATCGTCATTAAGATGAACGCCATCAAAAAGGAATGGCGTCATGCCTGTGGTTTCGAGGTTCGGGAACTTATTCTCACTGCGCGTTGTACCGGAAATAGTATCAGCCGCGGATTTCAGTGCGTTTGCGATGGCTTTTCCCGAATATCCCGCGCCGAAAATCATCACATGCATGCGTCACGCCTCTGCCAGTTGCCATTCCATTGCCGCCTCCGGGTCAGATTCCGGCGCACGGGTGGCAGAGTAAGTACGGAATTCCTCCCTGTCCATAAGATGCGACAAAGCCCATGCGGCCATACCACGCACCTCCGGCGAAGGGTCGGTTTCGGCAAGTGCCTTGCATTGTTCCACGAATTGCCGGTCGGCGGAGTTTCCCGCCGCGATCAGCACATTGCGGATAAACCGGTTGCGACCGATGCGCTTGACCGGGGAGCCGCTGAAAAAGCTGCGGAAGGCGGCATCGTCGAGCGTCAGCAAGAAGGAAATGGAAGGTTCCTTCAGATCCTCGCGCGCCTGCAATTTCATCTCGGAGGCGCTTGCCGCAAACTTGTTCCACGGGCAGGCGGCAAGGCAATCGTCGCAGCCATAGATGCGGTTGCCAATCATCGGCCGGAATTCGTGCGGGATCGGCCCCTTGTGTTCGATGGTGAGGTAGGAGATGCAGCGGCGCGCATCTAGCTGATAGGGAGCGGGGAAGGCGGCCGTCGGACAGGCATCGAGACAGGCGCGGCAGGAGCCGCAATGATCCTTTTCGGCCTCATCAAGACAGAGCTCGGCGGTGGTGAACATGCTGCCAAGAAACAGCCATGAGCCGTGGGTGCGGCTGACCAGATTGGTATGTTTGCCCTGCCAGCCAAGCCCGGCGGCGGCGGCAAGCGGTTTTTCCATCACCGGCGCGGTATCGACAAAGACCTTCACATCCTCACCGGCGCGTGCGGCAAAGCGGGTGGCAATCTCTTTCAACCGGCCCTTGATGATGTCGTGATAATCGCGATTGCGGGCATAGACCGAAATGGCCGCCTTGTCCGGTTTGGAAAGCAGGCCGCGCGGGTCTTCCTCCGGGCCATAATTGAGGCCGAACATGACGATGGAGCGCACATCGCCCCACAGCGTTTTCGGCTCAGCCCGGCGAGCCTCCGTTTCTTCCATCCACGCCATCGTGCCGTGGTAACCCTTCTCGAGAAACAGCCTCAGCCGTTCCGGCGCCAGCGGAATGCTGTCCGGTGTGGTGAT is a window from the Agrobacterium tumefaciens genome containing:
- a CDS encoding imelysin family protein; translation: MIRKTILSASFALLAASAAFTALPAQAATDAAAVVKHYADVAHAKYEDSLTTAKALDKAIDALIATPSEETLKAAREAWIKARVPYQQSEVYRFGNPIVDDWEGKVNAWPLDEGLIDYVDGSYGTESDENELYVANLIANPKIKISGEEVDASKITPELIESLHEAGDVEANVTTGYHAIEFLLWGQDLNGTGPGAGNRPYTDYDKAKCTNGNCDRRADYLKSASTLLIKDLQEMVDAWAPEGEATKTVKADPKAGLTAILTGMGSLSYGELAGERMKLGLLLHDPEEEHDCFSDNTYNSHLNDAVGIASAYTGDYTRVDGTKMTGASLAELVGAKDKALNDEMTAKLNKTLDAMHAMEKRAQTVEAYDQMIGEGNKEGNAVVQAAIDGLIDQTKTVERVIAALDLGKIDLEGSDSLDNPNAVFK
- a CDS encoding RsmB/NOP family class I SAM-dependent RNA methyltransferase produces the protein MRLGGRLAGAIEVLADIEGRKRPVADALKDWGLAHRFAGSGDRAAIGNIVYDALRMKLSHAWLMDDDSAASLGYAVLLRQWGKSFSELAAEFDGDKFAPAAPDEQRQQAFLSRSLGDAPAHIQGDIPEWVQSSFETAFGENWLTEAQALNERPTLDLRANTLKATREKVLKALEESGAEGTRIARQGVRIPAGEGPSRLPNVTAELSFQKGWFEVQDEGSQIVADLAGAHEGEQILDYCAGGGGKTLAMAASMNNKGQVHAFDADRKRLAPIIERLKRAGTRNVQVHDRTAGLVPFQGKFDRVLVDAPCTGTGTWRRRPDTKWRLTARNLEERVQQQSEALSQAKGFVRPGGELLYVTCSVLPEENEQQVRRFCEENPEFVIGSALERWQTTFGANANKPHSSDGKTVTLTPATTDTDGFFFCLMKRKA
- a CDS encoding septal ring lytic transglycosylase RlpA family protein, with protein sequence MLNIRRITFTAATIAACSIIAPLQANAANGCGGASWYALTSKTASGERMNAANLTAAHRSLRFGTKVKVTNARNGKAVVVRINDRGPFIKGRVLDLSKAAAKNIGMISSGTAKVCYEIVKAD
- a CDS encoding SDR family oxidoreductase, translated to MHVMIFGAGYSGKAIANALKSAADTISGTTRSENKFPNLETTGMTPFLFDGVHLNDDLIAAMGNITHLVQSIAPGGQGDPLLALLGSDLKRFLPKLQWMAYLSTVGVYGDHDGAWVNEESPCRPVSARSVERVAAETAWAAAAEKTNVPLVTLRLSGIYGPGRNTFMNFEKGTARRLVKKDQVFNRIRVEDIGAALAFLASKNERGIFNVTDNEPCPPQDVVSFAATLMGVEPPPEQAFETADLTPMARSFYGENKRVSNAKIRSLGFNFDFPEYKISLTQLWESGLWRG
- the queG gene encoding tRNA epoxyqueuosine(34) reductase QueG, whose product is MDVASDKQRIRARKLTDFVRQEALSLGFDLCRITTPDSIPLAPERLRLFLEKGYHGTMAWMEETEARRAEPKTLWGDVRSIVMFGLNYGPEEDPRGLLSKPDKAAISVYARNRDYHDIIKGRLKEIATRFAARAGEDVKVFVDTAPVMEKPLAAAAGLGWQGKHTNLVSRTHGSWLFLGSMFTTAELCLDEAEKDHCGSCRACLDACPTAAFPAPYQLDARRCISYLTIEHKGPIPHEFRPMIGNRIYGCDDCLAACPWNKFAASASEMKLQAREDLKEPSISFLLTLDDAAFRSFFSGSPVKRIGRNRFIRNVLIAAGNSADRQFVEQCKALAETDPSPEVRGMAAWALSHLMDREEFRTYSATRAPESDPEAAMEWQLAEA